In Hydractinia symbiolongicarpus strain clone_291-10 chromosome 13, HSymV2.1, whole genome shotgun sequence, a single genomic region encodes these proteins:
- the LOC130624035 gene encoding uncharacterized protein LOC130624035 isoform X2, which yields MNAKDIWQSSDAVCFDVDSTVCTGEGIDDLAEFCGVGKEVSDLTEKAMSNGISFRETLRKRLELIKPSKQKVDEFVRTQPSKLTSGTKELIDKLRSLNKDVYLVSGGFYSIIKPIADELHIQEDHIFTNRLIFAEDGSYCGFDESQPTSSSGGKKIVAQKLKSNGKYKKNVWFGMGCGLSWW from the exons atgaatgcTAAAGACATCTGGCAGTCCTCAGATGCAGTGTGTTTTGATGTGGACAGCACAGTGTGTACTGGCGAGGGAATTGACGATTTGGCAGAGTTTTGTGGAGTGGGAAAAGAAGTTTCCGATTT AACTGAGAAAGCAATGAGCAATGGAATTTCATTTCGTGAAACGCTTCGTAAAAGATTAGAGTTAATCAAGCCATCCAAGCAAAAG gttgATGAATTTGTACGAACGCAACCTTCGAAGCTGACGAGCGGTACTAA AGAGTTGATCGACAAGCTGCGTAGTTTAAATAAAGATGTATATTTGGTATCAGGTGGTTTTTATTCCATCATAAAACCTATTGCAGATGAGCTTCATATACAAGAGGATCATATTTTTACCAATAGATTAATATTTGCAGAAGATG GTTCATATTGCGGATTTGATGAGTCTCAGCCCACCTCATCTTCTGGTGGGAAGAAAATAGTCGCACAAAAACTTAAATCTAATGGGAAATATAAAAA